In Pseudochaenichthys georgianus unplaced genomic scaffold, fPseGeo1.2 scaffold_652_arrow_ctg1, whole genome shotgun sequence, a single window of DNA contains:
- the tlcd3a gene encoding TLC domain-containing protein 3A: MLQVLACGAVVFPGLFFALRRLLPCVFKHWSDADVVLISERLVSSIHAVMATTAGVIVVSSCRGSVISDRHWLATYFVIWFGVPYMTYDIFAMYLSHYHRFRVKGHEDYKRHSLRTISTFVRREFLLVLHHIALLTILLPVTLFFRREQGDFFIGCLFLTELSTPFVSMGKILIQLGLQDCWLHKANGGMVLLTFFMCRIALFPYMYWVYGRHYDLPLYSVPFHLPLLTNLGNACILAPQVYWFVLLCRKGFRLYRRSRMPEVQPDVQPLADNPKAD; this comes from the exons ATGTTGCAAGTTTTAGCTTGTGGCGCCGTAGTTTTCCCCGGTCTCTTCTTCGCCTTACGGAGGCTCCTGCCGTGTGTGTTCAAACACTGGAGCGATGCCGACGTGGTGCTGATCAGCGAGAG GCTCGTGTCCTCCATCCATGCCGTTATGGCGACCACGGCGGGAGTCATCGTGGTGTCGTCATGCCGGGGCAGCGTCATTAGTGACAG GCACTGGCTGGCCACCTACTTTGTCATCTGGTTCGGTGTGCCCTACATGACGTACGACATCTTCGCCATGTACCTCAGTCACTACCACCGCTTCCGCGTCAAAGGGCACGAGGACTACAAGCGCCATTCGCTGAGGACGATAAGCACCTTCGTGCGCAGAGAGTTCCTGCTGGTGTTGCATCACATCGCCCTGCTAACCATCCTGCTGCCCGTCACGCTG TTCTTCAGAAGGGAACAGGGAGACTTCTTCATTGGCTGCTTGTTTCTAACGGAGCTCAGCACACCCTTCGTCTCCATGGGAAAGATACTGATCCAG CTGGGCCTCCAGGACTGCTGGCTGCACAAGGCAAATGGCGGCATGGTTCTCCTGACCTTCTTCATGTGCCGCATCGCCCTCTTCCCCTACATGTACTGGGTGTACGGGCGCCACTACGACCTCCCTCTCTACAGCGTTCCCTTCCACCTGCCGCTGCTCACCAACCTGGGGAACGCGTGCATTCTGGCGCCGCAGGTCTACTGGTTCGTGTTGCTATGCAGGAAAGGATTTCGTCTTTATCGACGCAGCCGCATGCCGGAAGTTCAACCGGACGTTCAACCCCTCGCGGACAATCCCAAGGCTGATTGA